The Xanthocytophaga agilis DNA window AGGGTACAATCATCTTTTATAAAACTGACAGCTATATTTCTAAATAGGCTGTGCCTCAAAAGAAGTTATCTGTTCAGAGGGAAAGGTAGTTAATGGATATCATCAGGACTATCCTCATTGACTATTCCATTATTATCCTTGAAGAAAGTGTTAATCTATTTTCACTTCTGCTGTTACACTCATACCTGGGTGCAGCTTTTCACGCATAGCTTTATCTGCCTTCAGTTTGATACGAACTGGAACACGTTGTACAACTTTTACGAAGTTTCCAGTTGCATTGTCTGGAGGCAATAATGAAAACTTAGCACCTGTTGCAGGAGAAAAACTAGCTACTTCACCCGCTATTGGTTCATCTGGATAGGCATCGACCACAATGGTGACAGGATTACCTGGCTTCATTTTCTTTAATTGTGTCTCTTTGAAGTTGGCTGTTACATAAATGCTGCTGTCATTTACTACTACAAACAAACTCTGACCTGCCTGCACCAACTGACCTGGCTGAATATTTTTCTTGGCAACAGTTCCTGAAACAGGAGCGCTTACACTGGTATAGGAAAGTTGTAGTTTGGCAAAATCCAGATCTGCCTGACGAAGGGCAATGTTACTGGATGCTGCACTTACCTGAGATACAGAGGTACCTACTTGTTTGGAGGCTACATCATATTGACTTTTGGCAGATGCTAATTGTGCTTCAGCAGCATCTTTTTCAGCCTTTATGGCATCAAACTGCTGAGCAGTAACCACTTTGTCATCATACAGGTTTTTATAACGGGTATAATCCTGGTTTGCTTTCCACAGGCGTATGTTAGCAGCTTCAATAGCTGATTTAGCTGTAGCAATGCCAGCTTGTGTAGATACTACAGTAGATTTGGATACACCTACATTCGCCATTACCGATTGTAAAGAGGCATCTGCCTGACGCACTTTGATCAGATAATCGGTATCTTCTATTTTTACTAGTAACTGATCTTTGGAAACTTTCTGGTTATCTTCAAACAATACACTGTTTACATAACCGCCTACCTTTGCTACTACAGGTACAATATCTCCATCCAATTGTGCATCATCTGTATCTACATAATGGAGTGAGTGAGTATATTTTGTAAAGCCGTATGCTCCGGCTGATAGAATAACAATGCCTAAAATAATGGGTAATGCAAAGTTTTTTGATTTTTTCTCTGACATAATTTTGTATTGTAAAGTAGGGTTATTGACTCTCCTGTTTTATTAAGCTATTCCTCTAATAGCCTTTGAGCATTAGTTTAAGGCAACATTCCAGCAGATTTCAACAATGTGTAGTAGGCAACAACAGCGTCTGCTTTGGCTAATTCAAGGTTGATTTTTGCCTGAAATAACAATGTTTCCGCATCAATACGATCAGTAGTAGAGGCTACATTGTTCTTATATTTGGAATTTGTAATCCGGTAATTTTCTGTTGCCTGCTCTGTAGCAACTTCAAGCAATTTGATTTTTTCACGAGCCTGGACATAGCCTTCATAACTTTGTTTTACTTCTGTACGAATGTTGTCCTCTGTTACTGTTTTAGCTATTGTAGTCTGTTTCTCACTGGCTTCAGCCTGACTGATTTTTGCTTTTGTAGTATACAATGAAGCAATATCATAACTCAGCGTGAGACCAACGGTCAATGGAGTGATGGTTGAATTGGCTTTAGGTATTGGATTGGCATTTGGGTTAATATGATACAAGGCTGCTCCAGCGGCTAATGTTGGATACTTACTACTTTGTATAGACTTGATATTTAATCTGCTATGTTGATTCTGATAATCTGCAATAGTTACCTCCTTACGGTTGCTCAGACTTTGATTGACATAATCCTGGAAAGAACTGCTTGTTGCTAACAGATTTAAAGATGTATCTACTTCAATCAGATTATCGTCAGTCAGACCCAGTAGCAAGCCTAAATGATAGCTTACTGTCTTCTGACTGGTAGTCAGATCAAGATTGCTGATCTCAATGTTGGAACGTTGTAGTTTCCAGCGTAATACATCATTCTCGGTTGCCAGACCCTGTTTTACAAACTTCTCCGTTTCAATTATTTTCTCGTCAATATCCTGAAAATTCTGCTGGATGACTTTCTGACTCTGTTTGATTTTATACAGATTGAAGTAGAGTTGAATCACTGCCAGCTTGATTTCGTTTTCCTGTCTGGTTACATCCAGTTCTGCAATCTTGGTTAAAAGAGCTGCTGATTCATCTGCATATTTGTGCTTATTTCCAGAATAGATAACCTGATTAACAGAGGCTGTTCCCAGATACACATCTGCATTACGTGGCAATACAAACGGTTCTGCTCCTGGACTTAATTGAAACTGATTGGTAAGCATAAATGCATGATTATACATAATGCTTGCCTTTGCCTGAGGTAATCGTTGTTCTTTGGTTATTTTTTGCTGAGCTGTTACTTCTTCAATTTTAGCTTTGGATAATTTCAAAGACTTACTGTTGGATACTCCCAGCGTAAGTGCTTCCTCCAATGACAAAGGTTTGGTCTGTTGTGCTGTAGTAACCAGTGGCATACATAACAACAAGAGGATGGGTAATAAACAATTTTGATTTTTTAGTCTCATATGGTTTTAAAGGTAATTACTTAATCTCCAGATAGGCTCTGAGCATTTCGTACAGATGTTTCTTTACTTGCTTCTTAACTTTGTTAGTCGCTGCTTCTGTTTCTTCCAGAGGTAGTGTAGTGTCCTGTGTGAAGTATTCCTTCTTCTTCACATTGAAAATAGTTCCGGAGATAGTAGCCATCAGCAGATCTGTATCTACTTTCCGAAAGAGCTTTTGTTTTTGTCCCTCATCAAGTAGTTTTCGGATTTCTTCCACATTTTTAGCATGGATGCGCATAATTGCTTCATGTGTGCCACCTCGTTGCTTCAAAAACAGCTCTCTTTGAGTGATCAGAAAATAATTGCTGTTGTTAAAAATCCGCTCAATGTAAATATCAATGAGTGATTCCAGTTTGGCAAAAGGGTCTTTGTTCTGGCTATTCAGATTTTGCAGACTGGTATATAAATCATTGCTTTTATTTTCGATCAAGGTTTCAAGTAGCTTTTCTTTTGATCCGAAATAATAGGAGATCATCGCTACGTTGACATTAGCACGTTGAGAAAGATCCTTTACGGAGGTTGCGTCAAATCCTTTTTCTGCGAAAAGTTCTTCTGCGGCTTGTAAAATAATTTCTTTTTTATCCATGGTGTCCGAGAGTTACTGGATATATAACAGCACAAATGTACAAATCATTTATTAATTAAATGATTATTTAACTTAAATGTTTATTTAATTTTTGTGAAAATAATACAACATAAAATAAAACTGAGATGAATTGGTATTTTTTTAGTGAGGATAAGGATCTATCTTCTCATAGAAGGAGTGGGTGGAGCTTATAATAGGATAATTTTAATAGACAGTATTACAAGAAAAAAGCCCTGAATAATTATACATACAGGGCTTTTCGATCAGAATATTTTCGTGTGTTAACTAACAAGCTTATTGTTATCATCAGGGAAGACAACAAAGGGTTTGAATTTTTTGGCTTCTTCAAACTCCATCATTGCAAAGGAAATAATGATGAGGATATCACCAACTTGTACTCGTCGGGCTGCCGCACCATTCAGGCAAATCTTTCCGCTGCCTCTCTCTCCCTTAATGATATATGTTTCGAAGCGTTCGCCATTGTTGTTATTTACAATGAGTACTTTCTCGTTTTCAATCATATTGGCGGCATCCAGCAGATCTTCATCAATGGTAATGCTACCTACATAATTCAGGTTCGCTTCTGTAACCTTAACCCTATGGATTTTGGATTTTAGAATGTTGATAAACATTGTTGTTATATGTTGACGCTTTCCTTGTAAAGCGGCGCAAAGGTATGAAAATTATTGGCAATCCACCCTTGCATGTAAGGATTGCCTTTACAATGAGTTACAAAAACCGTGCAGCAATCACTTTGCTTCTCTGACGGGATTTATATGCGGGAATTACCTGCCATCCTGTGTCTAACAATCTTTTAATAAGAAAAGTTACCAGTGGAGTTCTGTATAGGTTTTTATTATAGTTGGAAGCTGAAATAAGGCGCGCAATTCTTCTGGAGTATGTGTAGTGGCAATGCCTACTACCTGCATATTGGCCGCTAGTGCAGCGGTAATTCCTGAAACAGAATCTTCAAAGGCAAGACAATGGTCCGGAGATACTGACAATTTGGCTGCTGCACTTTGAAATACTTCAGGGTGAGGTTTACCTTGTTTTACCTCTTCACCACTGACAATAGCATCAAAATAGTGCTGGATTCGCAAGCCTGCCAGCGTGAACTGTACATTTTTCTGATCTCCCATAGTCGCAAGAGCAATGCGTATACCCTTGTTTTTAGCTTCTTCCAGAAACTCAATCAAACCTTCAATGGGTTTCAGGTGGGGGCGATACATTTCACGGTAAAGGGTTTCTTTTTCCTCACCTAATTCAGTGATTTGTTCATGAGATAGGTGATCACCAAAAAAACGTGGGATAATCTCAGTAATAGTCCCTTTATTTTTCTGCTCGTACTCGGCTTCTGTTATAGATATAGTATGTCTTTTCAGAAATTCAAAAAAAGCTAACTGATGGTATTCCATGTTGTGAATCAACGTACCATCCATATCAAATATAAAGGCTTTTATAAGAGGTGAAATCATGAATAGCGAACGAGTTAAGAAAATCCTGTTGCTGACTTTAAAGAGAAATGAATCGGATTTGAAAGAGATCTTATTCTACAAGAATGTTATCAATAAGTCGTACACCTCCTACAAAGGCTGCAATACAAAGTGCATAAGGTGCCTGTACTTTGCCTTCTATAAATGAGGATAGATCATCCGTATTCACTACTTCAAAATATTCCAGTTCTACTTCATCGCTCTTGGTTAGATGAAGGGCTACTGTTTTCTTCGCAAGTTCTATAGTTCCATCGTTATCCAGCATAGCATGTGCCATTTCCAGCGCCTGATACAATAGGGGAGCTACTGTACGTTGGGCAGAGCTAAGCCTTCTGTTACGGGATGACATGGCCAATCCATCTGATTCACGCATGGTTGGGCATATAAGCAACCGAACAGGAAACGATAAATCCTGAATCAGCCTGCGAATTACCAGGCATTGCTGCAGATCTTTTTGTCCAAAGTAAGCCGCATCTGGTTGTACCATATGAAATAACTTGGAAACAACAATGCCCACGCCATTGAAATGTCCCGGACGAAATTTACCTTCCAGTACTGTCTCCAGATTGCCAAAATCCATTTTGAGATTCACAGGTGCCGGATACATTTCTGTATCTGCTGGCATAAAAAGCACGTCACAACCTGCATCCTGTAAGAGTTGCTGATCCGCTTCCGGAGTGCGTGGGTATTTTTTCAGATCTTCCGGATTGTTAAACTGAGTAGGATTTACATAAATACTACACACTGCCAAGTCATTATCTTCTTTACAACGTTTAATTAAAGAGAGATGTCCTTCATGTAGTGCCCCCATAGTGGGTACAAATCCTATGGTTTTATTCTGCTGACGGTTCTGGAACAGGTAATCTCGTAATGAGTGTATGGAGGTAAAGACTTGCATAAATAGGGGTGCTATACTTTTCTGGTTGCGTGAGGTATTGGATAAATCTACTGTATTTTCAGATAACGTTCTTTTAAAATATTGATATGATGACGTTCATGGCCTGCGATCATATAGAGAATAGCACGTACAGAAAGTTCTTTGCCATTGGCATTGCCAATCTGTAAAAGAGCAGTTTCATCCAGATTGTCAAAAAGAAACAGGTTAGCATCTCTGACAGCGGAGTATTCTGCCAGTAGGCTAACGAGGGTACGACTGTCAAAGTGAGCTGTTTCTGCATACAAATTTTCATCAAATCCAGGCAACGGTTGTTTTTCACCCCGGGCTATACATAGAACACGATAGGTGAAAATACGTTCTGTATCAATCATATGTCCAAGCATTTCCTTTATACTCCATTTGCCTTCTGCATAACGATAAGTGCTCTCTTCTTCCGAAAGAGTATGTACCAATTGCCATACTTCTTTCTGTCTTAGTATATCAATAGCATTATCTTCCGGAACCAGATTGATGTAACGACTGGTATACTCACTTTGAGGATACTCATTAGGCTGTGGTTTCATAGATATTTAAAAGTGGATATGGATAATGAGGTTAGAAACAGTAACATTCTGCCAAGCAATTAAATATGCCCGACAGAATGTTATATATAATTGATTCAGTTATGAAAGAACTTATTTCTTGGCAGATACGGAGAATGGAAGTTGCTCTGGCTTAGTTCCTCTTTGTTGATTAGGAGTATTAGACATATCAAGCTTCAGTGTGCCACCCTGCAGAATGTCACTGTGTTTGATAAATGTGTTATTATATTCCTGTCCATTTAACTGGCAATTTTGAATGTATACATTGTTATCATTGTTGCCAGGTGCTTCAATAGTAAAGGTTTTTCCATTTTCCAGGTGCATACTTACCTTGCGGAACAATGGACTTCCCAATACATACTCCTGTGTACCCGGACAAACAGGATAGAAGCCCATCGCTGAGAATACATACCAGGCAGATGTCTGACCGTTGTCTTCATCACCACAATAGCCGTCCGGAGTTGGTTTATACATTTTGTTCATTATTTCACGCAAACGGCTTTGTGCTTTCCAACCGGCACCTGCATAGTTGTACAGATAAACCATGTGCTGGATAGGTTGGTTACCATGTGCATATTGCCCCATGTTCATAATTTGCATTTCCCGGATTTCATGGATTGGGAATCCATAGTAGCTATCATCAAATACAGGAGGCATAGTAAATACAGAGTCTAGCATGGATACAAATGTTTTTTGTCCACCCATCAACCCAATCAGTCCTTGTACATCATGGAACACGCTCCATGTATAGTGCCAGCTGTTGCCTTCTGTAAATGCATCACCCCATTTGAATGGATTGAAGGGTTGTTGAAACTTACCATCCTGATTTTTACCACGCATCAGCTTGGTTTGTGGATCAAACAGGTTGCGGTAGTTTTGTGCACGTTTTGTAAACTTCTGCACATCAGCTTTGGGTTTCTGCAACGCCTGAGCAAGCTGAGAAATGGTAAAATCTGCGTAGGCATACTCCAGTGTACGGGCTGCATTTTCATTAATGCCAACATTATAAGGCACATAGCCCAACTTGTTATAATACGAAACCCCTTTTCTTCCTACAGATGACAATGGCCCTTCCTGTTCGCTGTTTTTCAGAACTGCCTCATACAATGTCTGGATATCATATCCACGAATTCCTTTCAGATAAGAGTCGGCAATAAGGGATGCTGAGTTGGAACCAATCATACAATCACGGTGTCCGGGACTAGCCCATTCAGGCAACCAGCCACTTTCCTTATAGGTATTAACCAGCCCCTGCATAATCTGGCTGTTTAGTTCCGGATACATCAGTGTAAAGAATGGGAATACCGCACGGAAAGTATCCCAGAATCCATTGTCTGTATATAAGTAGCCGTCTGCAATCTGACCGTTGTAAGGGCTATAGTGAACCGTTTTGTTCTGTGCATCTACTTCATGAAACTTGCGAGGGAACAACATAATTCGGTACAGGCAAGAATAAAATGTACGAACTTGTTCAGGACTACCACCTTCTACTTCCAGACGGGAAAGTTGTTGGTTCCAGATAGCTTTCGCTTTCTGTTGAAGCGTATTAAAATCGTCGTTACCTAACTCACGTTGCAGGTTAAGCTCTGCTTGTTCTGGACTGATAAACGAAGAAGCTACACGGACCCGAATCTTCTGACCTTTTTTGGTTTTAAAACCAATCATGGCACCTACGTGATTGGCTTTGTATTCCAGAGTATCTTTGGCAAGCGTTTTTCCATGCCAGGTATTGCTGGATGTAAAAGGCGTATCGAAATACAATACAAAGTAATTTTTGAAATTGGCAGGTACTCCACCACTGTTTTTGGTTGTGTAACCAATTATTTTCTTCTCATTGGGAAGAATCTTTATATAGGAACC harbors:
- a CDS encoding GH92 family glycosyl hydrolase, producing MSFKKSFLLFFVLSVSLSVTAQEVNTPTDLTEWVNPLMGTQSTFNLSNGNTYPSISLPWGMNCWMPQTGKMGDGWAYTYTSTHIRGFKQTHQPSPWINDYGQFSIMPVTKHVFDEEKRSSWFSHKSEIAKPYYYSVYLADHDVTTEIVPTERAAMFQMTFPSSDSSFVIIDAFDKGSYIKILPNEKKIIGYTTKNSGGVPANFKNYFVLYFDTPFTSSNTWHGKTLAKDTLEYKANHVGAMIGFKTKKGQKIRVRVASSFISPEQAELNLQRELGNDDFNTLQQKAKAIWNQQLSRLEVEGGSPEQVRTFYSCLYRIMLFPRKFHEVDAQNKTVHYSPYNGQIADGYLYTDNGFWDTFRAVFPFFTLMYPELNSQIMQGLVNTYKESGWLPEWASPGHRDCMIGSNSASLIADSYLKGIRGYDIQTLYEAVLKNSEQEGPLSSVGRKGVSYYNKLGYVPYNVGINENAARTLEYAYADFTISQLAQALQKPKADVQKFTKRAQNYRNLFDPQTKLMRGKNQDGKFQQPFNPFKWGDAFTEGNSWHYTWSVFHDVQGLIGLMGGQKTFVSMLDSVFTMPPVFDDSYYGFPIHEIREMQIMNMGQYAHGNQPIQHMVYLYNYAGAGWKAQSRLREIMNKMYKPTPDGYCGDEDNGQTSAWYVFSAMGFYPVCPGTQEYVLGSPLFRKVSMHLENGKTFTIEAPGNNDNNVYIQNCQLNGQEYNNTFIKHSDILQGGTLKLDMSNTPNQQRGTKPEQLPFSVSAKK
- a CDS encoding TolC family protein, which codes for MRLKNQNCLLPILLLLCMPLVTTAQQTKPLSLEEALTLGVSNSKSLKLSKAKIEEVTAQQKITKEQRLPQAKASIMYNHAFMLTNQFQLSPGAEPFVLPRNADVYLGTASVNQVIYSGNKHKYADESAALLTKIAELDVTRQENEIKLAVIQLYFNLYKIKQSQKVIQQNFQDIDEKIIETEKFVKQGLATENDVLRWKLQRSNIEISNLDLTTSQKTVSYHLGLLLGLTDDNLIEVDTSLNLLATSSSFQDYVNQSLSNRKEVTIADYQNQHSRLNIKSIQSSKYPTLAAGAALYHINPNANPIPKANSTITPLTVGLTLSYDIASLYTTKAKISQAEASEKQTTIAKTVTEDNIRTEVKQSYEGYVQAREKIKLLEVATEQATENYRITNSKYKNNVASTTDRIDAETLLFQAKINLELAKADAVVAYYTLLKSAGMLP
- the panD gene encoding aspartate 1-decarboxylase yields the protein MFINILKSKIHRVKVTEANLNYVGSITIDEDLLDAANMIENEKVLIVNNNNGERFETYIIKGERGSGKICLNGAAARRVQVGDILIIISFAMMEFEEAKKFKPFVVFPDDNNKLVS
- a CDS encoding TetR/AcrR family transcriptional regulator, producing the protein MDKKEIILQAAEELFAEKGFDATSVKDLSQRANVNVAMISYYFGSKEKLLETLIENKSNDLYTSLQNLNSQNKDPFAKLESLIDIYIERIFNNSNYFLITQRELFLKQRGGTHEAIMRIHAKNVEEIRKLLDEGQKQKLFRKVDTDLLMATISGTIFNVKKKEYFTQDTTLPLEETEAATNKVKKQVKKHLYEMLRAYLEIK
- a CDS encoding HlyD family secretion protein, translating into MSEKKSKNFALPIILGIVILSAGAYGFTKYTHSLHYVDTDDAQLDGDIVPVVAKVGGYVNSVLFEDNQKVSKDQLLVKIEDTDYLIKVRQADASLQSVMANVGVSKSTVVSTQAGIATAKSAIEAANIRLWKANQDYTRYKNLYDDKVVTAQQFDAIKAEKDAAEAQLASAKSQYDVASKQVGTSVSQVSAASSNIALRQADLDFAKLQLSYTSVSAPVSGTVAKKNIQPGQLVQAGQSLFVVVNDSSIYVTANFKETQLKKMKPGNPVTIVVDAYPDEPIAGEVASFSPATGAKFSLLPPDNATGNFVKVVQRVPVRIKLKADKAMREKLHPGMSVTAEVKID
- a CDS encoding HAD family phosphatase; translated protein: MISPLIKAFIFDMDGTLIHNMEYHQLAFFEFLKRHTISITEAEYEQKNKGTITEIIPRFFGDHLSHEQITELGEEKETLYREMYRPHLKPIEGLIEFLEEAKNKGIRIALATMGDQKNVQFTLAGLRIQHYFDAIVSGEEVKQGKPHPEVFQSAAAKLSVSPDHCLAFEDSVSGITAALAANMQVVGIATTHTPEELRALFQLPTIIKTYTELHW
- the panC gene encoding pantoate--beta-alanine ligase, translating into MQVFTSIHSLRDYLFQNRQQNKTIGFVPTMGALHEGHLSLIKRCKEDNDLAVCSIYVNPTQFNNPEDLKKYPRTPEADQQLLQDAGCDVLFMPADTEMYPAPVNLKMDFGNLETVLEGKFRPGHFNGVGIVVSKLFHMVQPDAAYFGQKDLQQCLVIRRLIQDLSFPVRLLICPTMRESDGLAMSSRNRRLSSAQRTVAPLLYQALEMAHAMLDNDGTIELAKKTVALHLTKSDEVELEYFEVVNTDDLSSFIEGKVQAPYALCIAAFVGGVRLIDNILVE
- a CDS encoding DinB family protein — protein: MKPQPNEYPQSEYTSRYINLVPEDNAIDILRQKEVWQLVHTLSEEESTYRYAEGKWSIKEMLGHMIDTERIFTYRVLCIARGEKQPLPGFDENLYAETAHFDSRTLVSLLAEYSAVRDANLFLFDNLDETALLQIGNANGKELSVRAILYMIAGHERHHINILKERYLKIQ